Proteins from a genomic interval of Colletotrichum higginsianum IMI 349063 chromosome 6, whole genome shotgun sequence:
- a CDS encoding Meiotic recombination protein DMC1 encodes MWCQRQHTYLPYLPTTWDMGREGTNHLATLVGVSATDSYSALNTLRAPKRRKKVHARASRRRCERRPYYCINRQTHVKTMADTPQPSGPGGFFPSQTLPSPAPSTASVRSSATLPHPRARSLRPGSNKEETVRRYVEERLAVVNRRYVKKHGNPEPGDQVVGYKTFAELCKDLHGVIDVLWLSGTPSIQIPFLLNIASDFTQWIDSFPPSPRAAFSVLKKLDHCFASLLSGRDIETKATLPGFENGMRAGMSTTDMVRCRSSVEQTRLAVVEVLSREPDDDSKDDETEVDDSETNTTMGNDIGIDDTTGLARDDDDDDDYDDDDSIYMDAARVYEHTIVQLGVKLGDVFGPAAPGASDNTLCSAAS; translated from the exons ATGTGGTGCCAACGTCAGCACacgtacctaccttacctacctaccacATGGGACatgggaagggaaggaaccAACCACCTAGCAACCTTGGTGGGGGTGAGTGCTACGGATTCCTACTCCGCCCTCAACACCCTGCGCGCTCCAAAAAGGCGAAAGAAAGTCCATGCTCGTGCCTCCCGCCGACGATGCGAAAGGCGGCCCTACTATTGCATTAACCGGCAGACGCACGTCAAGACAATGGCTGACACCCCACAACCGTCGGGACCGGGCGGCTTCTTCCCTTCGCAAACTCTCCCGTCGCCCGCTCCTAGCACCGCCTCCGTCCGCTCCAGCGCGACTCTTCCACATCCTCGCGCCAGATCGCTGCGACCGGGATCGAACAAGGAAGAAACGGTGCGTAGATACGTCGAGGAACGCTTGGCTGTAGTCAACCGTCGCTATGTCAAGAAGCATGGGAACCCGGAGCCTGGCGATCAAGTCGTCGGCTATAAGACTTTTGCCGAGCTTTGCAAAGACCTCCAcggcgtcatcgacgtcCTATGGCTATCTGGAACCC CGAGCATACAGATCCCATTTCTCTTGAACATCGCCAGTGACTTCACGCAGTGGATTGACTCATTTCCACCTTCTCCCAGAGCTGCCTTTTCCGTCTTGAAGAAATTGGATCACTGCTTTGCAAGTCTTTTGTCTGGCCGCGACATAGAAACAAAAGCTACTCTGCCCGGTTTCGAGAACGGCATGAGAGCAGGCATGTCCACGACGGACATGGTTCGTTGCCGAAGCTCTGTGGAGCAAACTAGGCTGGCTGTTGTCGAGGTTCTCAGCAGGGAGCCTGATGATGACAGCAAGGACGACGAAACGGAAGTGGACGATAGTGAGACGAACACCACAATGGGAAACGACATCGGTATTGACGATACAACGGGCTTGGCacgggacgacgacgacgacgacgattacgacgacgacgacagcatTTATATGGATGCCGCACGAGTCTATGAGCATACCATTGTCCAGTTGGGCGTAAAGTTGGGAGATGTCTTTGGGCCCGCGGCCCCAGGCGCCAGCGATAACACTCTTTGCTCTGCCGCCTCATGA